In a single window of the Nicotiana tomentosiformis chromosome 8, ASM39032v3, whole genome shotgun sequence genome:
- the LOC104088307 gene encoding uncharacterized protein — MFDINVKLDKYKVLKNGMTFKDLNEAKHVIDFYAVANKRSVIVKKSDKSRVSYRCVDGCPFKCFISKDGKDQGFKIKTLNQEHGCDKIFENRRANVETLAHYFKKKVQNNPKYKIKDMKVDFESEFSLNVNESKLKRVKRLVLDKLDGSYTDDYNKLEAYAQELRKSNPGSDVVINLTKDAMEEGKRRFLRLYMCFQALKEGCKGGLRPLIGLDGTFLKGKNRGIMLVAVGQDSSNHSYPLPWAVIDKETKRTWSWFVELLKHSLDLKDGEKFPFV, encoded by the coding sequence ATGTTCGATATCAATGTTAAGCTGGACAAGTACAAAGTTTTGAAGAATGGTATGACCTTTAAAGATCTTAACGAAGCTAAACATGTTATAGACTTCTATGCAGTTGCAAATAAGAGGAGTGTTATAGTTAAGAAAAGTGACAAATCTAGAGTTAGTTATCGATGTGTCGATGGTTGTCCCTTTAAATGTTTTATTTCGAAGGATGGGAAAGATCAAGGCTTTAAGATCAAGACATTAAATCAAGAACACGGTTGTGATAAAATTTTTGAGAACAGGAGGGCTAATGTGGAAACTTTAGCTCATTATTTTAAGAAGAAAGTTCAGAATAACCCTAAATATAAGATTAAAGACATGAAGGTAGACTTTGAATCTGAATTTAGCCTTAATGTAAATGAGTCAAAGTTGAAGAGGGTTAAGAGGCTAGTCTTGGACAAACTAGATGGTAGTTATACTGATGATTATAATAAGTTGGAGGCATATGCACAAGAATTGAGAAAGAGTAATCCAGGATCTGATGTAGTGATCAATTTGACCAAGGATGCTATGGAAGAAGGCAAAAGAAGATTTTTAAGGTTGTATATGTGCTTCCAAGCTTTGAAGGAAGGTTGTAAAGGAGGTTTGAGACCGCTTATAGGATTGGATGGTACTTTTTTGAAAGGAAAAAATAGGGGAATAATGTTGGTTGCAGTGGGACAAGATTCGAGTAATCATTCCTATCCACTTCCTTGGGCAGTTATTGATAAAGAAACTAAAAGAACTTGGAGCTGGTTTGTGGAGTTGTTGAAACACTCTTTGGATTTGAAGGATGGTGAAAAATTTCCCTTTGTATGA